One Ignavibacterium sp. DNA segment encodes these proteins:
- a CDS encoding DUF5659 domain-containing protein, with product MYKTKDFYLAAVLVLYGYKIKYHVNEQNKSVFYFEEDEGLRELVQDYFYDKLKVSPHQFQSSVKTVKALIYN from the coding sequence ATGTATAAAACGAAAGATTTTTATTTGGCAGCCGTGCTGGTTTTGTATGGTTACAAAATCAAGTATCACGTAAATGAACAGAATAAGTCCGTCTTCTATTTTGAAGAAGATGAAGGACTCCGTGAATTAGTGCAGGACTACTTTTACGATAAGCTTAAAGTATCTCCTCATCAGTTTCAAAGTTCAGTCAAGACTGTGAAAGCACTGATTTACAATTAA